The genomic stretch taaaacagagAACAGGATAGACATGACTTCTGCATCTTActagattaaaaacaaaaccagaaaaaccctTCTCTTTGCCATTTAATCATACTGACTTCTGTCAAAGCATTTATGAgtctttttcccccagctgaTGGTCCAGGTGCTCAGAATAGATGCAATGCAACTTCTTTAAACAATCTCCATGCCTCTACAAGCACTTTTCCctttcagctgtttcttctcCAGTGCTACTGAAAACTGAATCAGTTGTTACAACTCCCATTTCTGGACTCTCTTAACTACTTAATGGGAGAAGAAGtcatttacaaatatttctattaaatgAGATAGGTAAAATATACTAGTAATGGCAAAAAAAGTCAAAGTGCTAGAACAGGCCTGGGCTAGTAATTCCCGTAATAAATTACCTTTGCAGGTGACAAAAATTGCTAAATCTGTATCATGATGATAATAAAAACACTGTTGCCCAAACTTGCCTGACAGCCAGCGACATTTTTAGTTATTTCTCCAAGTTCCTGAAGTTCACTACATCTTAAGTATTTCCTCAGACAACACTGACActttaagaaagcatttcatGCACTCCAAAAACATACATGAAGAAGAATAAACAAATGCAAGCTGTGTATCAAATATATCAGAGGGTCAGCGATAACAAATAAGTTTTTGTCCTTTCAGTAAATTATATCTTCACTCTACATTTATCAactgattttcctttcagtaCTATGGAAGGTTAAATCTTCCTGTACCATGCCTACTTTTAGTAGCTTTATCCACACTATTTACGTTTACTCTAAAGGtaaaaaagcaacataaagTACAAGAGTAACATAATTAAAATACCTGCAGACATTACCTTCTACTATAATCAAAACATATGGTGAAACTTTTAATATCACCATACTCGAGGTGAATGGCTTCATTCACTTAAAGTTCTAGTAAGCTTGTATAAGCCAAGTTCCTCAGCTACTGTATTGCACGACATAGCTGTATTTAGAAGGTGACACTGATTGCTTGCCAGTAAAATTTGAACAAACGGCAAATAGTTAATGTAATTCCACCAACTGAAATCCCAGCTTTTTAATACAACATCTTTTTCAGGGTTACCAGGCTTTCTGTGCAACATGTCTCCGTGGGCTGCACAACACTGTGCAGTACAGCAATCATTACTGAGCTGTAATAGCTACTCAAAGCCCCAGAAAGTAGCGGGAGTTCAGttcaggaggagggaggaagagattttaaaatgctaataaaaatgtgttatgTACATGTAAAAGTAACATAAAAGGCATAATGCTTAACAAGTTTAATGCCAACTCAGGAAATCtacttagaaaataatttaatctgaGAGTTCATTATGACAGACACTGACAAGCTTTAGGGAAgccactgtttttaaaaaggcaaaatttcaTCTGCTTTCCCCCCGAAGTTACGTATTGCATAATGTCTGAATACCTTAATTCTTATACTCTACTACAAAGTGAATATTATAATACTTTCTACAATAAAACTAATACTTGGTTACAGTCCTATCCCTTTcccttcagattttatttttaaatgttaccaCTTTGTTACCTTCTAGGTGAAGGTTAgttcttatttctgttgttaAGGCTCCATTTCTACATGCAGAAGACAGGAATTCAGTATCCTTTGAAGACCCACTAAGTGTTACTGCTGCAAACCACCAAGAAACAGTTCTATTAGTTTCAGTGGTAGGTATTCTTTGGATTCTGTGGAAAACTGTACCTACAGTAGGACTTAAGtgattattaaattatttccctCAGGCTCTGATTTCATAGCAGCTATTGAGAGATACAACTCTGGATAAATTCAAAGCAGCAACCTACTGAGGCACTAGAAAGCTCTGCACATCCTATCATCAAGccacaaaaaaagacaacaattGCAGGTAGTTGCTCTATGACCTGAGGCTACAAGCTAGGTTTCCTGTATTCTCTATTACTATTTTTGTTGCATGACCACAGTTTATGCAGTTTTCCTCAAAACAGGGCAATAGAGATCTTATATAGTTTTCATTAATTACATTTGGCAAAGCACTTAGAAAATCTGGGATGAAAAATCATAATTTAAGATCAGCGTTCCTCATCTGTAACTATAAAGCATTGAAAAGCATTCTTTCCCCCTTGGCATACAAATCCATTAACCTCCATGTTAAAAAAGCCCAACATTGCTGGTACCTGGTTCTGAGAAAGTATCGCTAATGTCATCATCTTTATCATCCTCATAATCTTCTTCCTCATCATCGTTTTCAGACAGCTCATGTTCACTGCCGAATCCTTCATCATGGTCCTCATCTTCAATATCGTCCTCATCGTCCTCATCTTCCTCGGGGTCTCCTTTGGCTGACTGTTCACCCAAACTGTCTGTTACAAAAAGAGAATAGTTgtgctcttctttcttctgtgaagaATCTGACACCGAAGTGCTGGCAGAAAGACTGCTCTCTCCCACAACAAGCCCTGGGGTTTCCTGGGGTGGACTGAGGAGCAGTTCTTGAGTCtctttaaaaggcaaaacaggAGGCGTACTGTGACTATGCGGGGActctattccttttctttcttgtctcttTGCTACAGCACCACAATAGCAGGTGTTCTCCTTTGCTGCATCAGCATGCGTCTGGCTCAGCACTGGTCTGCTCTGTGGTAAAGGATTGATCtttacttttgcctttttaacaTAGTCTTTACATTCAACATGAATGTTCACCTTTTCATTATTGTACACATTGGTCTTCACCATGATTTGTGTACTGGAAGCAGGCTGAGTTGCAGGTTTGCTCGCCTTCTGAACACAGTCCGACAGAGGTGCCTCAGCCTGAACGTTCTTGGAGGAACAGactggggctgctgctctggtCGCAATTTTTTTGCCAGGTAACAAAGAATTTAAAGGGTTTTGCTTTACACTAAAGAGCAAATCAGGGTAATAGAGTGAATCAGAAACAGGTTGGGAGTCCTCACTGTTAAGCTGAGCCAGTGTTGGTGTTTTGCTTATCACCTCTTCATCTTGATATGGGCTTGAAAAGTCATCAAGGCCCAGGTAATCCACCTCTTTTGTTCCCCAGATGTCACAGCTGGTTAATTTAGTGTACTTAGTTAAGTCTTCACAGTAGGTGTCCCACTGCTCCCACTTTGAGGTGAGAGCAGCTTCTTTGTCCAAGATGTCCGTAAAAGACTCCAAGTTCTCAAGGTCCTTGCAGTCCTCCATTGAAAGTAAGTTGTCTCTGGAGCTTTGCTGATAGTCCATTTCTCTGTCCTGTGCATAAGACGACAAGTTAAAAATTAGTACAAAAAAGTATCAATCATCTCTGTCCTCTACTTAATCTAGTATGGTGAGCTTAATTCCAGTGAAGTGTAAGGCAGTGAAGATACCTCAACTTCCACCTAAAAGCTTCTTTTGAGGGTCAGAACGAAGTCCAGCTTCCAAGCTTCAACAGCAGATCCTTCTGAAGAGATTGCTAAAGATACAAGTCAAATGCTGCTGGATTCTTTTTCTGCTATTGCAAATTCATCTGGTCATCAGGAACTAGACTAGTACCAATAtccatgtatttaaaatatgaaagacaTCACAGGCAAGCTGTTCTAGTCTCTATTAACCTAGGTCAATCTTTGCTGTGTGCTTAACAGAATATGCTCAA from Pelecanus crispus isolate bPelCri1 chromosome 8, bPelCri1.pri, whole genome shotgun sequence encodes the following:
- the CREBRF gene encoding CREB3 regulatory factor isoform X1; protein product: MPQPSVSGMDPPFGDAFRSHVFSEQTLMSTDLLASSSDPDFMYELDREMDYQQSSRDNLLSMEDCKDLENLESFTDILDKEAALTSKWEQWDTYCEDLTKYTKLTSCDIWGTKEVDYLGLDDFSSPYQDEEVISKTPTLAQLNSEDSQPVSDSLYYPDLLFSVKQNPLNSLLPGKKIATRAAAPVCSSKNVQAEAPLSDCVQKASKPATQPASSTQIMVKTNVYNNEKVNIHVECKDYVKKAKVKINPLPQSRPVLSQTHADAAKENTCYCGAVAKRQERKGIESPHSHSTPPVLPFKETQELLLSPPQETPGLVVGESSLSASTSVSDSSQKKEEHNYSLFVTDSLGEQSAKGDPEEDEDDEDDIEDEDHDEGFGSEHELSENDDEEEDYEDDKDDDISDTFSEPAVTLSGSSKDTEFLSSACRNGALTTEIRTNLHLEGYENDSVEDLKEMTAISSRKRGKRRYFWEYSEQLTPSQQERMLRPSEWNRDTLPSNMYQKNGLHHGKYAAKKSRRTDVEDLTPNPRKLLQIGNELRKLNKVISDLTPVSELPLTARPRSRKEKNKLASRACRLKKKAQYEANKVKLWGLNTEYDNLLFVINSIKQEIVNRVQVPKDDRGVNMEQKLNVLIKDTLGLPVAGQTSEFVNQVLEKTAEGDPTGGLVGLRIPMSKV
- the CREBRF gene encoding CREB3 regulatory factor isoform X2, with product MPQPSVSGMDPPFGDAFRSHVFSEQTLMSTDLLASSSDPDFMYELDREMDYQQSSRDNLLSMEDCKDLENLESFTDILDKEAALTSKWEQWDTYCEDLTKYTKLTSCDIWGTKEVDYLGLDDFSSPYQDEEVISKTPTLAQLNSEDSQPVSDSLYYPDLLFSVKQNPLNSLLPGKKIATRAAAPVCSSKNVQAEAPLSDCVQKASKPATQPASSTQIMVKTNVYNNEKVNIHVECKDYVKKAKVKINPLPQSRPVLSQTHADAAKENTCYCGAVAKRQERKGIESPHSHSTPPVLPFKETQELLLSPPQETPGLVVGESSLSASTSVSDSSQKKEEHNYSLFVTDSLGEQSAKGDPEEDEDDEDDIEDEDHDEGFGSEHELSENDDEEEDYEDDKDDDISDTFSEPGYENDSVEDLKEMTAISSRKRGKRRYFWEYSEQLTPSQQERMLRPSEWNRDTLPSNMYQKNGLHHGKYAAKKSRRTDVEDLTPNPRKLLQIGNELRKLNKVISDLTPVSELPLTARPRSRKEKNKLASRACRLKKKAQYEANKVKLWGLNTEYDNLLFVINSIKQEIVNRVQVPKDDRGVNMEQKLNVLIKDTLGLPVAGQTSEFVNQVLEKTAEGDPTGGLVGLRIPMSKV